From the genome of Agromyces badenianii:
CCCTGCGCTACAGCTTCACGGCAGACGGTCTCACCCTCGAAGCCATCGGCAGCGAACAGGCCCAGGCGTCGGAGTCGATCGACGCGATCCTCACCGGCGACGACACCGTGGTGTCGCTGAAACCGCAGTTCCTGCTCGACGGCCTCGGCGCCGTGCACTCGGAGTACGTGCGCGTGTCGTTCACGAAGACCGAGAACCCCAACAAGCCGGGCCCGGTGCTCATCACGAGCCAGTCGTCACGCGAGCAGGCCGGCGCCGACAGCTACCGCTACCTGCTGCAACCCAACCTCCTGCTTCGCTGAGCGGTTCCGGGCGCCGGTCGGGCGCGGCCGCGGTGCCGTGGGCCCGCAAGTGCTCGGAGACTCCGACCCGCGTGGAGGTCAGTGGTGCGGGGTAGCGTTGTGAATTGCGATTCCGGCGGCCACGGGGCATCCGGATGCCTCGTCGTGGAAGGGAGCCCAACGTGCACGTCGCCCGGCTCTCACTGACCGACTATCGCAACTATGAGCGCGCCGAGCTCGAACTCGGCCCGGGGGCGACCGTGCTCGTCGGCCGCAACGGCCAGGGCAAGACCAACCTCGTCGAAGCGATCGGCTACCTGGCCACCCTCGGGTCGCACCGGGTCTCGGGCGATCAGGCCCTCATCCGGGCCGGCGCCGACGCGGCGATCGTGCGGGCACTGCTCTCGCACGGCGACCGCGAGCTACTCGTCGAGCTGCAACTGAACCGGCAGGGCGCCAATCGCGCACAGCTGAACCGTTCGCCGGTCAAGACGCGGGAGCTTCCGCGTTATGCGCACAGCGTGCTCTTCGCACCCGAAGACCTCGCCATCGTGCGCGGCGAACCCTCGGTGCGCCGGCGGGTGCTCGACGAACTGCTCGTGCAGCGCACTCCGCGGCTCGCGGGAGTGATGGCCGACTACGAGCGCGTGCTGAAGCAACGCAACTCCCTGCTGAAGAGCGCTCGGGCACGAGGGCTGGCCGTCGACAAGCTGACGACCCTCGACATCTGGGACGAACGACTCGTCGCGCTCGGCTCGGAGCTCATCGACCAGCGTCTCGCGCTCGTCGCCGAGCTCCGCGAGCCGCTCGCCGCCGCGTACCGCTCGATCGTCGATGCCGATCACGCCCCGGGCATGACGTCCCTGCTCTCGATCGACGGCGCCGACCCCGATGCCGAGCCCGAGGCATCCGCTGCCGTGTCAGAGCAGGTATCGGGCACGCGTGAGCGATTCGCCGAGGCCCTGCGGGTGCTGCGGCCGAAAGAGCTCGAACGCGGTGTCACGCTCGTCGGTCCGCATCGCGACGACGTCGTGCTGCTGCTCAACGGTCTGCCGGCGAAGGGCTATGCGAGCCACGGCGAATCCTGGTCGTTCGCCCTCGCCCTGCGACTGGCCTCGGCCGAACTGCTCCGCCGCGACTCGATGACCGGCGACCCGGTGCTCGTGCTCGACGACGTCTTCGCCGAGCTCGACCGCCTGCGGCGCGATCGCCTGGCCAGTGCGATCGCCGGCTTCGAACAGGTGCTCGTGACGGCCGCGGTGCTCGAAGACGTGCCGCGTCCGCTCATCGCGCGCATCGTGCACATCGAGGCGGGGCACATCGTCGACGAGGCAGCGGCCGAGCCCGACGCCGAGCCCGAGCCCGACCCTGACGCACCGTCGACTTCAGAGCCCGAGGCCGCCGATGTCTGAGGCCTCCCGCGTCTACCAGCACTTCCGCGAGATCTTCGGGGGCGAGCCGCGCACGCGCACCGGCCGCCCGGGTCGGGTGCGCACCCGCGACACCTCCGGCAGCGAGCCGTTCACCCCCGGCCGCGATCCGAAGCCGCTCGCCGACTCGATCGACTCGCTGAGCACGCAGCTCGGCTGGAACGGCCCGCTGTCGCAGCACGACGTGCTCGCGTCGTGGGCCGACATCGCCGGCGACGAGACGGCGC
Proteins encoded in this window:
- a CDS encoding DUF721 domain-containing protein, translated to MSEASRVYQHFREIFGGEPRTRTGRPGRVRTRDTSGSEPFTPGRDPKPLADSIDSLSTQLGWNGPLSQHDVLASWADIAGDETARHSEPIAIEGGVLQVRCESTAWATQLRMMRTQILTEITTRFPGAGVDMIRFQGPDAPTWKRGPRSVPGRGPRDTYG
- the recF gene encoding DNA replication/repair protein RecF (All proteins in this family for which functions are known are DNA-binding proteins that assist the filamentation of RecA onto DNA for the initiation of recombination or recombinational repair.) — translated: MHVARLSLTDYRNYERAELELGPGATVLVGRNGQGKTNLVEAIGYLATLGSHRVSGDQALIRAGADAAIVRALLSHGDRELLVELQLNRQGANRAQLNRSPVKTRELPRYAHSVLFAPEDLAIVRGEPSVRRRVLDELLVQRTPRLAGVMADYERVLKQRNSLLKSARARGLAVDKLTTLDIWDERLVALGSELIDQRLALVAELREPLAAAYRSIVDADHAPGMTSLLSIDGADPDAEPEASAAVSEQVSGTRERFAEALRVLRPKELERGVTLVGPHRDDVVLLLNGLPAKGYASHGESWSFALALRLASAELLRRDSMTGDPVLVLDDVFAELDRLRRDRLASAIAGFEQVLVTAAVLEDVPRPLIARIVHIEAGHIVDEAAAEPDAEPEPDPDAPSTSEPEAADV